A single genomic interval of uncultured Desulfobacter sp. harbors:
- the nusA gene encoding transcription termination factor NusA, which yields MFITDIKRVIDQVSREKGIDAEILINTLKEAIVSAARKTIGPRADIEVHYDEKSGDVEVFHFKEVVEEVEYSDSELTLEEGLEFDPECEIGDSLGIRMDTEEFGRIAAQSAKQVIIQKMREAERNAVYENFIHKKGKIINGIVQRFDRGAVIVNLGQAEAVLRPREQMPKENYKRGDRIRAYVLDVLEESKGAQIILSRTHPEFLVELFKTEVPEVAEGIVSIRGAARVPGVRAKIAVSSIDSDVDPVGACVGVKGNRVQSIVQELRGEKIDIVQWSPDVARFVCNALSPAEIARVIIDEDNQSMEVIVNDEYLSIAIGKGGQNVSLACEITGWHLEVTSEEEYSREVKEGYDSLMKLSTVGLSAAESLFKAGYSSFLDIMDAIPEDIAAFLNISVEDAQAMIEDAGRLVEEERERAREELLQPASSQDTDTYMDDNAGDGETFADVEDGQVEESDE from the coding sequence ATGTTTATTACAGACATAAAAAGGGTGATCGATCAAGTAAGCCGAGAAAAGGGTATTGATGCTGAAATTCTGATTAATACCTTGAAAGAGGCCATTGTTTCTGCCGCCAGAAAAACGATTGGCCCAAGGGCTGATATCGAAGTCCATTATGATGAAAAAAGCGGTGATGTTGAAGTTTTCCATTTTAAAGAGGTTGTTGAGGAGGTTGAATATTCTGACAGCGAACTGACTCTGGAAGAAGGGCTGGAATTTGACCCCGAATGTGAAATCGGCGATTCTTTGGGGATTCGAATGGATACCGAGGAGTTTGGCCGCATTGCGGCTCAGTCCGCAAAGCAGGTGATCATACAGAAAATGCGGGAAGCGGAGCGCAATGCCGTTTATGAAAATTTTATTCATAAAAAAGGCAAAATAATCAACGGCATTGTCCAGCGATTTGACCGGGGTGCCGTCATTGTTAATTTGGGCCAGGCTGAAGCTGTACTTCGTCCAAGGGAGCAAATGCCTAAGGAAAACTATAAACGGGGGGACCGGATTCGTGCTTATGTCCTTGATGTGCTGGAAGAATCCAAAGGTGCCCAGATTATTTTATCTCGAACCCATCCCGAATTTCTGGTTGAATTGTTTAAAACCGAGGTGCCTGAGGTGGCTGAAGGCATTGTTTCCATTCGGGGGGCAGCACGTGTGCCCGGTGTCAGGGCAAAAATTGCTGTCTCTTCCATTGATTCCGATGTAGACCCCGTAGGCGCTTGTGTGGGTGTTAAGGGCAACCGGGTTCAGAGTATTGTTCAGGAGTTACGGGGCGAGAAAATTGATATTGTTCAGTGGAGTCCGGACGTTGCAAGATTTGTTTGCAACGCCTTGTCCCCGGCTGAAATTGCAAGGGTTATCATTGATGAGGACAATCAGTCCATGGAGGTGATTGTCAATGATGAATATCTCTCTATTGCTATAGGTAAGGGCGGTCAGAATGTCTCCCTTGCCTGTGAGATTACCGGCTGGCACCTTGAAGTCACCAGCGAAGAGGAGTACAGCCGGGAGGTTAAAGAAGGATACGACAGTTTGATGAAATTGTCCACAGTGGGGCTGTCGGCAGCAGAGTCACTGTTTAAGGCAGGTTATTCTTCGTTTTTGGATATTATGGATGCCATACCCGAGGATATTGCGGCCTTTTTAAATATTTCCGTGGAAGATGCCCAGGCAATGATTGAAGACGCCGGGCGTCTGGTGGAAGAAGAGCGGGAAAGGGCCCGGGAGGAACTGCTGCAGCCTGCATCTTCCCAGGATACCGACACTTATATGGATGACAATGCCGGTGATGGGGAAACGTTTGCTGATGTTGAAGATGGACAGGTTGAAGAATCAGATGAATGA
- the truB gene encoding tRNA pseudouridine(55) synthase TruB: MKSGILVVNKPKGISSARVVGRLKRLLRVKKIGHTGTLDPFATGVLPIVVGQATRISKYFLKGVKGYYAQVTLGIETDTCDCTGTVTHTAPSGLLTALDSDQVKDVVTGFLGSQEQIPPAYSALKHKGQPLYKLARQGQIITKPPRPIEIMSIAMENFRMDSNGHPVFDMPVTCSGGTYIRSLAHDIGDALGCGAHLSALQRTRAGQFNIEHAVDLDLFEKMPSRDIEARFISMSQCLDFLPAIVADSETAGKVKYGQPLSVAEIPMPDALLNSGDKNESQNSLSDIRVLDFDENLLAIVTPDKSGQTYKYCCVFNA; encoded by the coding sequence ATGAAAAGCGGCATTCTTGTTGTTAATAAACCTAAAGGCATTTCTTCGGCCCGGGTGGTCGGTCGGCTCAAGCGTCTGCTCAGGGTAAAAAAAATCGGGCATACAGGAACCCTGGATCCCTTTGCCACAGGGGTATTGCCCATTGTCGTGGGCCAGGCCACCCGGATTTCAAAGTATTTTTTAAAAGGGGTTAAAGGATACTATGCCCAAGTGACCCTTGGTATCGAAACCGATACCTGTGATTGCACCGGAACTGTCACCCACACGGCACCTTCCGGTCTTCTTACCGCCCTGGATTCAGATCAAGTCAAAGATGTTGTAACAGGTTTTCTGGGTTCCCAGGAACAGATCCCTCCAGCGTATTCGGCCCTGAAGCATAAGGGCCAGCCCCTGTATAAACTGGCCCGCCAGGGACAGATTATTACAAAACCGCCCCGGCCCATTGAAATCATGTCCATTGCCATGGAAAACTTTCGTATGGATTCAAACGGCCATCCGGTTTTTGACATGCCGGTAACATGCTCGGGGGGCACCTATATTCGTAGTCTGGCCCATGATATTGGGGACGCATTGGGATGCGGTGCCCATTTGTCTGCATTGCAGCGCACCCGGGCCGGCCAGTTTAACATTGAACATGCTGTGGATCTTGACCTCTTTGAAAAGATGCCTTCCCGGGATATAGAGGCTCGGTTTATATCCATGTCCCAGTGTCTGGATTTTCTTCCGGCCATTGTTGCAGACAGTGAAACAGCCGGAAAAGTCAAGTATGGTCAGCCCCTGTCTGTGGCAGAAATTCCCATGCCCGATGCCTTGCTGAATTCCGGTGATAAAAACGAATCCCAAAACAGTCTTTCGGATATCCGGGTGCTCGATTTCGATGAAAATCTATTGGCCATCGTAACCCCGGATAAATCCGGGCAAACATACAAATATTGTTGCGTTTTTAACGCTTAA
- the infB gene encoding translation initiation factor IF-2 codes for MAKVRVYELAKDLNMTNKQLLEKLKELGIDAKSHMSALGNSDVAAVKQNLLGKKKRSNNEVKVRHSVIRRRKTKTTSQTDEQERDEDMDDSFETEESTVKDSADQEGARNVEDGAVAEEPSDELVTQGSENAPESKKETDVKRPARKVVSKSSEPAKIIKPAKVEEPPTPEPEPEPEPVAVDVEEKIETVPAEDENVVIQQENGDAETPAAAAELEDKKKDDTSESADSAKDKSLQEPVDVDPKDSLVEKEKAAQPEGDESPEEGNNHGKRKKKKKKTAPAKIVRVADPVILENIKRMKAGEHHSGNGHDHDRPARKQPVPETGSSDAPDQGLVMPSAAPNDRKRSWTRDEPQSPDAPASRKKRRKKKSVVEGNDLYRGRGGRKKKGKKDPKGKKGSFQKTQITTPKAIKRRVKIDEAIELAELAKRMGIKANEMIVKLMGMGVMATVNQTIDYDTASLVAAEFDFEVEKASFEEEALLNVAPEEEDEGTLEACPPVVTIMGHVDHGKTSLLDVIRESKITSGEAGGITQHIGAYNVETPNGGRITFLDTPGHAAFTAMRSRGAQVTDIVILVVAADDGVMPQTVEAINHAKAAGVPVVVAVNKMDKAGADPDRIMRELSEHDLLAEDWGGNVIFVKVSAKTGEGIDELLEMVLLQAEVLELRANADRNATGYVVESRLDIGRGAVATVLVKQGTLRDGDPIVCGLHSGHIRAMIDDSGKRVESAGPSTPVEIVGLAGVPDAGDEFVAVASDKDAKQIAAHRMQKQRAKELAKKSRANLQKMFENLGSAEIQELKLIVKADVQGSIEALNDSLNDLAKEEVEVKIVHSAVGTINESDVSLAAVSDAIIIGFNVRPAPQIRKLAKDENVDMRFYDIIYDVINDIKAALDGMMPSTFQEHIIGRAEVRETFVVPKIGTIAGCGITEGKVVRGKKVRLLRDGIIKCDTELSSLRRFKDDVKEVEQGYECGIGLEKYNDIKVGDAIECYEVEEVKYQG; via the coding sequence ATGGCCAAGGTCAGGGTATACGAGTTAGCTAAAGATCTGAACATGACAAACAAGCAGCTTCTTGAAAAGCTTAAAGAGCTGGGAATAGATGCTAAAAGCCATATGAGTGCTCTGGGTAACAGTGACGTCGCGGCTGTCAAACAGAATTTATTGGGCAAAAAGAAGCGCTCCAATAATGAGGTTAAAGTCCGCCACTCGGTGATCCGTAGGCGCAAGACAAAGACGACATCCCAGACTGATGAACAGGAGAGGGATGAGGATATGGACGATTCATTTGAAACCGAAGAATCGACGGTAAAAGACTCTGCTGATCAAGAAGGGGCACGGAATGTGGAAGATGGTGCTGTTGCAGAGGAGCCATCGGATGAGCTGGTTACCCAGGGCAGTGAGAATGCGCCGGAATCCAAAAAAGAGACGGATGTAAAACGGCCGGCCAGAAAGGTTGTGTCCAAAAGCAGCGAACCCGCTAAAATTATCAAACCTGCCAAGGTTGAAGAACCGCCGACGCCGGAACCTGAGCCTGAGCCCGAGCCCGTGGCTGTTGATGTTGAAGAAAAGATTGAAACGGTCCCTGCCGAAGACGAGAATGTTGTAATACAGCAGGAAAATGGGGATGCAGAAACGCCTGCTGCAGCCGCTGAATTGGAAGATAAAAAGAAAGACGATACATCTGAATCTGCAGATTCAGCGAAGGATAAATCGCTGCAGGAACCGGTGGACGTCGACCCGAAAGACTCCCTGGTAGAGAAAGAGAAGGCGGCTCAACCTGAAGGGGACGAATCCCCGGAAGAGGGCAATAATCACGGAAAACGTAAAAAGAAGAAGAAGAAAACAGCCCCGGCCAAGATTGTCAGAGTGGCGGATCCTGTGATTTTGGAAAATATAAAACGAATGAAAGCCGGAGAGCATCATTCCGGCAATGGACACGATCATGATCGGCCTGCCCGCAAACAGCCGGTGCCGGAAACCGGATCTTCGGATGCTCCGGATCAGGGTCTTGTTATGCCGTCTGCGGCGCCCAATGACCGCAAGCGAAGCTGGACACGTGATGAGCCCCAATCCCCTGATGCTCCTGCATCCAGGAAAAAGCGACGTAAGAAAAAATCTGTGGTGGAAGGCAATGACCTTTACCGGGGCAGGGGCGGTCGAAAGAAAAAGGGCAAAAAAGATCCCAAGGGGAAAAAGGGTAGTTTTCAGAAAACCCAGATTACAACGCCCAAGGCAATTAAACGCCGCGTAAAAATAGATGAGGCTATTGAGTTGGCAGAGCTTGCTAAACGTATGGGCATCAAAGCCAACGAAATGATTGTCAAGCTTATGGGCATGGGCGTGATGGCCACGGTTAACCAGACCATAGATTATGATACCGCCTCCCTTGTGGCCGCTGAATTTGATTTTGAAGTTGAAAAGGCAAGTTTTGAAGAAGAGGCTCTGCTTAACGTAGCGCCCGAGGAAGAAGACGAAGGCACTTTGGAAGCGTGCCCCCCTGTGGTTACAATCATGGGGCATGTTGACCATGGTAAAACCTCATTGCTGGACGTGATTCGGGAATCCAAGATCACAAGCGGCGAGGCCGGCGGCATTACCCAGCACATTGGGGCATACAATGTGGAAACCCCCAACGGCGGACGGATCACCTTTCTTGATACACCGGGTCATGCCGCGTTTACCGCCATGCGTTCCAGGGGGGCCCAGGTTACGGATATTGTTATTCTGGTGGTGGCCGCCGACGATGGTGTCATGCCCCAGACCGTTGAGGCCATCAACCATGCCAAGGCTGCAGGCGTACCTGTGGTGGTGGCTGTGAATAAAATGGACAAGGCGGGTGCCGACCCCGATCGTATTATGCGGGAGCTGTCCGAACACGATCTGTTGGCCGAGGACTGGGGCGGTAATGTCATTTTTGTGAAGGTCTCCGCAAAAACCGGTGAGGGCATTGACGAGCTACTGGAAATGGTGCTGCTCCAGGCTGAAGTTCTGGAATTGCGCGCCAACGCGGATCGGAATGCCACGGGTTACGTGGTGGAATCCCGTCTGGATATCGGCCGTGGTGCTGTGGCCACCGTACTGGTGAAACAGGGTACGTTAAGGGATGGCGATCCCATTGTCTGCGGTCTTCATTCCGGCCATATCCGGGCCATGATTGATGATTCCGGAAAAAGGGTCGAATCGGCAGGACCTTCCACACCTGTGGAAATTGTGGGTCTGGCCGGCGTGCCTGATGCCGGCGACGAGTTTGTGGCTGTGGCGTCAGATAAGGATGCCAAGCAAATTGCGGCCCACCGTATGCAGAAACAGCGGGCCAAGGAACTGGCTAAGAAGAGCCGGGCCAATCTGCAAAAAATGTTTGAAAATCTTGGCAGTGCAGAGATTCAGGAACTCAAACTTATTGTTAAGGCAGACGTCCAGGGCTCCATTGAAGCGCTTAATGACTCCCTCAACGACTTGGCCAAGGAAGAAGTTGAGGTTAAGATCGTTCATTCTGCTGTTGGCACTATCAATGAATCCGACGTTTCCCTGGCGGCCGTGTCTGATGCCATTATTATCGGGTTCAATGTTCGGCCCGCACCTCAGATCCGCAAGCTGGCTAAAGATGAGAACGTGGATATGCGCTTTTATGACATCATTTATGATGTGATCAATGATATTAAAGCGGCCCTTGACGGCATGATGCCTTCCACGTTTCAGGAACATATCATTGGCCGGGCCGAGGTGCGCGAGACCTTTGTGGTTCCCAAAATCGGGACCATTGCCGGGTGCGGTATTACAGAAGGCAAAGTGGTGCGCGGCAAGAAAGTGCGCCTGCTGCGTGACGGTATTATCAAGTGTGATACGGAGCTGTCTTCCCTGCGCCGGTTCAAAGATGATGTCAAGGAAGTTGAACAGGGATATGAATGTGGTATCGGCCTTGAAAAATATAATGATATCAAGGTGGGTGATGCCATTGAATGCTATGAAGTTGAAGAAGTTAAATATCAGGGATAG
- the rbfA gene encoding 30S ribosome-binding factor RbfA, with protein MKPYSRAERVSIQIQQAITELLSKKMQDPRMEMATISGVRMSPDLSLAYVYVTVFGDKKRIREALEGFQRSKGFIKKRIAPKLGLRIMPDLRFIHDDSFDEAARLDALIDAAPKGENREADDTSDALDGPFGDPAE; from the coding sequence ATGAAACCCTATTCACGTGCCGAGCGGGTCTCTATACAGATTCAGCAGGCCATAACAGAACTTTTGTCCAAAAAGATGCAGGACCCCAGAATGGAGATGGCAACGATCTCCGGTGTGAGAATGTCCCCGGACCTTAGCCTGGCTTATGTCTATGTCACGGTGTTCGGGGATAAAAAACGAATCCGTGAAGCCCTGGAAGGATTCCAGAGATCAAAGGGGTTTATTAAGAAACGAATTGCCCCGAAACTGGGCCTGCGAATCATGCCGGATCTGCGCTTTATCCATGATGACTCCTTTGATGAGGCGGCCCGTCTGGATGCCCTGATTGATGCAGCCCCCAAGGGGGAGAACCGGGAAGCGGATGATACGTCCGATGCCTTGGACGGGCCTTTCGGCGACCCTGCTGAATGA